One Candidatus Omnitrophota bacterium genomic region harbors:
- a CDS encoding type II secretion system protein yields MRRSARRKGLTLIEILVVSVIFSIIATSLFIVFKAGLDSWRRTQGHLDVFQNARASLDMMTRDLSAAYLNSGNPDVTFRGFASGSGSTWVTPSGGSEVFFVAALNPTQNDATATFELCQVGYWLNSTTHELTRYYYFQTGAPDYDFSAHQADVPSKNHKIADNVVASATQPAFSMTFFDSAGTQTTTWDSRAGGAQAGQKPSKVQIILTIQEPNSTKTQTFSTGVYIP; encoded by the coding sequence TTGCGTCGCTCGGCCCGTAGAAAGGGCCTCACCTTAATAGAGATACTGGTCGTATCGGTCATATTCTCTATAATCGCGACCTCGCTATTTATAGTCTTCAAGGCCGGCCTGGATTCATGGCGCAGGACCCAGGGCCATCTTGACGTCTTCCAGAACGCGCGCGCCTCCCTGGATATGATGACGAGGGACCTTTCGGCCGCATATTTGAATTCCGGCAACCCGGATGTCACGTTCCGCGGTTTTGCTTCCGGCTCCGGAAGCACATGGGTAACCCCGAGCGGGGGGAGCGAAGTCTTTTTTGTCGCCGCGCTTAACCCTACGCAGAACGACGCTACCGCCACGTTCGAGTTGTGCCAGGTCGGATACTGGCTCAACAGCACTACCCATGAGCTTACAAGGTATTATTACTTCCAGACCGGAGCGCCGGACTATGACTTCAGCGCGCACCAGGCTGATGTCCCCAGCAAGAACCACAAGATCGCCGATAATGTCGTTGCTTCTGCTACACAGCCGGCATTCTCCATGACTTTTTTCGATTCCGCAGGTACTCAAACGACTACGTGGGATTCAAGGGCCGGCGGCGCCCAGGCAGGGCAAAAGCCGTCTAAGGTCCAGATAATTTTAACTATCCAGGAGCCGAATTCCACAAAGACCCAAACCTTCTCAACCGGCGTTTATATTCCGTAG
- a CDS encoding prepilin-type N-terminal cleavage/methylation domain-containing protein translates to MIKFISNAKGFTLIEIVISLGILMIGILAVLALFPVGFDSASRSADLTKATIFAQDKMEEIKRVGYGATGVLPTSGAFSDPRFNYAVTVSTSGLPANCQQVTLTVSWNYKQRTLNENFVTIIASLGP, encoded by the coding sequence ATGATAAAATTCATTTCTAATGCAAAGGGTTTTACTTTAATAGAGATAGTCATCTCTCTCGGCATCCTGATGATAGGGATACTCGCGGTCCTGGCGCTATTCCCGGTCGGTTTCGATTCGGCGAGCCGGTCCGCCGACCTGACTAAAGCCACGATATTCGCGCAGGATAAGATGGAGGAGATAAAGAGGGTGGGCTACGGGGCAACAGGCGTCTTGCCGACAAGCGGCGCTTTTTCCGATCCGAGGTTCAACTATGCGGTCACGGTCTCTACATCCGGGTTGCCGGCAAATTGCCAACAGGTCACGTTAACCGTATCATGGAATTATAAACAGAGAACCCTTAATGAGAATTTCGTCACAATTATTGCGTCGCTCGGCCCGTAG
- a CDS encoding GspH/FimT family pseudopilin, producing MKILRYGQRRAAGYTLIEMTIVLFIILAFLAMSVPFFANFSSSTGLRTSEREIGTILRTARSYAISRNSNFNAVFDTSVTPNTYRITDSGGTTVESTKLYQLPAGINFTATVTVTFTPNGGLISGSANPTTVTVAETKDATKNRVISVDSTTGAVTMP from the coding sequence ATGAAGATCTTACGTTATGGGCAAAGAAGGGCAGCCGGTTATACGCTTATCGAGATGACGATCGTCCTGTTCATTATCCTGGCCTTCCTCGCGATGAGCGTGCCTTTTTTCGCGAATTTCTCATCGTCTACCGGCCTCAGGACCTCGGAGAGGGAGATCGGCACGATCCTCAGGACGGCGAGAAGTTACGCCATTTCGCGGAACAGCAATTTTAACGCGGTATTCGATACGAGCGTTACGCCTAATACGTACCGCATTACGGATTCCGGAGGCACAACAGTCGAAAGCACAAAACTATATCAGTTGCCGGCGGGCATAAATTTCACCGCTACGGTCACGGTCACATTCACCCCGAACGGCGGGCTTATAAGCGGAAGCGCCAATCCGACAACGGTGACGGTCGCGGAAACAAAAGACGCTACAAAAAACAGAGTGATATCCGTAGATAGCACGACAGGGGCGGTTACAATGCCATGA